A DNA window from Candidatus Binatia bacterium contains the following coding sequences:
- a CDS encoding aminotransferase class V-fold PLP-dependent enzyme, with amino-acid sequence MDWNQWRLEFPITEHLTHFNHAGVSPVSRRVAAAVTAFINEATVVTSAAQRRWEARSEAIRAAFARLVGAQPDEIAFVKNTSEGLSLVAAGLDWHQGDNVIAVEGEYPSNVYPWFGLRRWGVETRMVRPVQGRVRVEDVRGLTDARTRVISVSFVDWNSGGRTNLRPIGEFCRKQGVLFCVDGIQGVGAVRLDVEGELIDCLAVGGHKWLLAPEGCGCLFVSRRVIDRIRSVLHGWKSVRDADTYLPYHFDPRPDAAKFEPGSPSVLGTYALGAAIDLLLEIGPDRIERRLFELTDRLADGLRARGARIVSPWEADARSGIVVFQRGEDPQGLCAELIRRGFIVRVRGGGLRVAPHFYNNEDDIDRLLQALDDLRLG; translated from the coding sequence ATGGATTGGAACCAGTGGCGCCTGGAGTTTCCCATCACCGAGCATCTCACCCACTTCAACCATGCCGGCGTCTCTCCGGTGTCGCGTCGCGTGGCCGCTGCGGTCACCGCCTTCATCAACGAGGCGACCGTGGTGACCTCCGCCGCACAGCGGCGTTGGGAGGCGCGTAGTGAAGCGATCCGCGCTGCCTTCGCGCGTTTGGTGGGCGCCCAGCCAGATGAGATCGCCTTTGTAAAGAACACCTCTGAGGGGCTGTCACTGGTCGCCGCCGGGTTGGACTGGCACCAGGGCGACAACGTGATCGCGGTCGAAGGGGAGTACCCATCCAACGTGTATCCTTGGTTCGGGTTGCGCCGTTGGGGTGTGGAAACCCGAATGGTTCGTCCGGTGCAAGGGCGGGTGCGGGTGGAAGACGTGCGGGGGCTCACGGATGCGCGCACCCGGGTGATCTCGGTCAGCTTCGTGGACTGGAACAGTGGCGGGCGCACCAATTTGCGCCCGATCGGGGAGTTTTGTCGCAAGCAGGGCGTGCTCTTCTGTGTTGATGGCATTCAGGGCGTCGGAGCCGTCCGCCTCGATGTCGAGGGCGAACTCATCGACTGTCTCGCCGTCGGTGGACACAAATGGTTACTGGCGCCCGAGGGCTGCGGCTGTCTCTTCGTGTCCCGTCGGGTCATCGATCGTATCCGGTCCGTGCTGCATGGATGGAAGAGTGTGCGGGATGCGGACACCTATCTTCCCTATCACTTTGATCCGCGACCCGACGCGGCGAAATTCGAGCCAGGAAGCCCATCGGTGCTGGGCACCTACGCCTTGGGAGCGGCTATCGATTTGCTCCTGGAAATCGGCCCCGATCGGATCGAGCGCCGCTTGTTCGAGCTCACCGATAGGTTGGCCGACGGATTGCGCGCGCGCGGGGCGCGGATCGTGAGTCCGTGGGAAGCTGATGCGCGTTCCGGGATTGTGGTGTTTCAGCGCGGGGAAGATCCGCAGGGTCTGTGCGCCGAGCTGATTCGTCGCGGGTTCATCGTGCGTGTCCGCGGCGGTGGCCTCCGGGTGGCCCCGCATTTCTACAACAACGAGGACGACATCGATCGGCTGCTGCAGGCGCTCGACGATCTGCGCCTGGGCTAA
- a CDS encoding RluA family pseudouridine synthase, with protein MRAIRVPPATAPVRLDVFLAQHVPHCSRRTAQRAIAGGEVRINDRRARKGQLVRDNDLIQVAEELFAPPALQPNAQLALRVLYEDAAVIAVDKLAGMPSQALRAHEMDTVANFLLAKYPELAAVGKSTQEAGLVHRLDVNTSGVLLAARTADAYRFLRQEFARHRVGKEYLALVEGHIAAPGVVRTAIAHDRRNRRKMRVAPSSGRVSRPRQAVTHFRPLERFRDTTLVAVEIPTGVMHQIRVHLASAGHPIIGDRLYGSPVRRAPRQLLHAAKLSLTHPDTRQPLEVCCPLPADFAEFLNGLRETEPAAG; from the coding sequence GTGCGCGCGATTAGGGTGCCACCCGCTACCGCGCCGGTGCGACTCGACGTGTTCCTGGCGCAACACGTGCCGCACTGCTCCCGCCGTACGGCCCAGCGCGCAATTGCCGGCGGGGAGGTCCGCATTAATGACCGGCGGGCACGCAAAGGACAACTCGTCAGGGACAACGACCTGATCCAAGTGGCCGAAGAGCTGTTTGCGCCACCCGCATTGCAGCCGAATGCGCAGCTGGCGCTGCGCGTTCTGTACGAAGATGCTGCGGTGATCGCCGTGGACAAGCTTGCGGGCATGCCGTCACAGGCGCTGCGCGCACATGAGATGGATACGGTGGCGAATTTTCTGCTCGCGAAATATCCGGAGCTCGCCGCCGTCGGGAAAAGCACACAAGAAGCCGGCTTGGTTCATCGTCTCGACGTCAACACCTCGGGGGTCCTGCTGGCCGCGCGCACCGCTGACGCCTACCGTTTTCTGCGGCAGGAGTTTGCCCGCCATCGTGTCGGCAAGGAGTATCTGGCGCTGGTCGAGGGGCACATTGCCGCACCAGGGGTCGTTCGCACCGCGATTGCCCACGACCGCCGTAACCGGCGCAAAATGCGGGTGGCGCCGTCGTCTGGACGGGTCTCGCGCCCGCGCCAAGCCGTGACTCATTTCCGTCCGCTGGAGCGCTTTCGCGACACTACGTTAGTGGCGGTGGAGATTCCCACGGGCGTAATGCATCAGATCCGCGTGCATCTGGCTTCCGCCGGCCATCCGATCATTGGGGATCGGCTCTACGGTAGCCCGGTGCGGCGCGCTCCACGCCAGCTCCTCCACGCCGCGAAACTATCGCTCACGCATCCCGACACCCGGCAGCCGCTCGAGGTGTGCTGTCCCTTGCCGGCTGACTTTGCGGAGTTTCTGAACGGGTTGCGCGAAACTGAGCCAGCGGCAGGCTAG